From Thermoflavifilum aggregans, a single genomic window includes:
- a CDS encoding ferredoxin--NADP reductase: MPEPWRTGVFTRIEQETHNTRRFWIQIPEVEEFVFKPGQFVTLDLPIHEQKNKRWRSYSIASPPDGNTIELVIVLLEGGAGTHYLFNHVQVGTEVLLRGPQGVFTLPPVIDRDLFFISTGTGIAPFRSMLHHIKKHQIPHQQIYCIFGTRTQKDILYYEEMKQLEREIPGLHYIPTLSREQWEGRTGYVHAIYEELAADRKPAHFYLCGWRAMINEARQRIAQMGYERQYIHFELFD, translated from the coding sequence ATGCCCGAGCCATGGAGAACCGGTGTGTTTACCCGCATTGAACAGGAGACACACAATACGCGCCGATTCTGGATTCAAATTCCCGAGGTGGAGGAATTTGTATTCAAGCCCGGACAATTTGTTACGCTTGACTTGCCCATTCATGAGCAAAAAAACAAGCGGTGGAGAAGTTATTCCATTGCCTCACCACCTGATGGCAATACCATTGAGTTAGTGATTGTGTTGCTGGAAGGCGGGGCTGGCACGCATTATTTGTTTAACCATGTGCAGGTAGGCACGGAAGTATTGCTCCGAGGACCTCAGGGGGTATTCACGCTGCCTCCGGTCATTGATCGGGACCTGTTTTTCATCTCCACGGGTACAGGTATTGCCCCTTTCCGATCCATGCTGCATCACATCAAAAAACATCAGATACCGCATCAGCAGATTTATTGCATTTTCGGTACCCGAACGCAAAAGGATATTCTGTATTATGAAGAGATGAAACAGCTGGAACGTGAGATTCCGGGACTGCATTATATTCCCACCCTGTCGCGCGAGCAATGGGAGGGGCGTACAGGTTACGTCCATGCCATTTATGAAGAGCTGGCAGCCGATAGAAAGCCAGCTCATTTTTATCTTTGCGGGTGGCGGGCTATGATTAACGAAGCCCGGCAGCGAATCGCACAGATGGGGTATGAACGGCAATACATTCATTTTGAGTTATTTGATTGA